The nucleotide sequence GGCAAAACAAGTCACTTTCGTATACGGCAGCCCGAAATTAGCCGATAATGCTTTGGCTAGTTGTGTTTTCCCAGAGCCGGCGTCACCTTCTAACAGTATATTGGCGATTTTCATTTCCCCGCGATGCCAGTTGCGTTTGATTTCTTTACTAATGCGCTGTTCTTCTTCACTGACCTTATGAGTGGATGGCTTTTTCCAAACAAGCTTTTTTTCTGCATCCGTCAACTGTCTTTCGGGTGACAAATCATATTTTTCATTTTCCGTCATCACATTTCTACTCCCCTCATAGCGCTGGGCCACTCAGATCTTTGCTCTTTTTCTCAACAAGAAGAGGAAGCAGCAAAGACGCACCGATTATAATCAAAACACCGCTCACCACATATACCGCAACCAGCGAGAACGTCTCCTTCAGATAGCCGGATATAAACATGCCAATCACCATCATTCCCATAAAAACAGGCATGATCGTACCAGATACCCGACCAATAAATGCCCCTTCTGTGTTCCGTACAAGCAGCGTCTGGATTCCGCTTTGAATACAAGGAAAAAAGAAACCGCTGATCACTAATAGAGCGATGGTTAGCCAAATCATAGTAGACGCACCTATTCCCATCGTACAAACGGCCGAGACAAGTAAGCCTATCATGAGCAACATCTGTGGCCTCACCTTTTTCGCTATCCCGATTATGATAGCTCCTCCTGCCAGCATGGCTGCACCATTGGCCATAACCAGCCACTGCAAAAATTGTTTGTCCTGTCCCAAATTCTCGATGACAAGGAAGATTTGAAGCGGCTGTGTCAGACCTGACGCCAATCCGACAGCGGAGAAAGTCAAACAGAGTGTTCGTAAGGAGTGATTGGACCCGATATAGCGCATCCCAGCCTTCAACTCCATTAGGAAGCCGCCGGCATCGTCAGACTTCGGTTCCTCCGCGTCACGGGGAAGCGTCGCTAAGATAAGAGAAGACCCCAGGAACAGAACGGCAGTCAAAATCAGAGAGACTGTAATTCCAAACTGGATGAAAATAAACGTGCCGATGACCGGACCTAATACCGTAAAGACAGCGACAAGCGTTTGGGACATTGCCATCGCGCCTTGCAGTAGTTCAGTTGGCACATGACGCTTGTACAGTTTCATGGCCGAGGGTTGGGAAAATTGAGACAGGCTGGCGGAAATAAATGTTCCGATGAGAAGTGCGATCCATCCACCATTCATGAGCGCAAGCAGCACAGCCCCGACGGACAGGGCAGACAGCAGATCGCTCCAAACCATTGTCCGCTTCGGCCGCCATCGGTCGGCAAAGGTTCCGCCAATCAGGCCGAATAGAAAAATAGGTGCGAATTCCGCAACCGAAATCAGTGATACATAAACCGAATTGTTATTCGTCAATTCGCTAACGAAAAGAAGAACGGCATAATTCCGGGTCCAAATCCCCAAATGCAGCAGCACGCGGGAGAGGACAATCGTTCGAACATAAACATTGGAAAACATTTCAATACCCCATATCCTTTAATAGTTTTGATAATGTGCGCAGACGTTCGCTGATCATCTCATCGTCATAGCTCAGCGCTTGGCTGAACAGCTTGATATCTTCATGAAGAGTCTCGTTATCCGTACATATCGCCACGTTCATTGCATCCCCTTGCAGAGCAACCCGGTCGATGACGGGCTCTTGCGGGTCATAATAATGCTCATATCTGTATGCGTCGCGAAAATGGGCCAAAGACCGACAAATCAGTATGGACATGTCAAGAACGCGATGGAGCGGCATTTCCTCCGACTGTTTTGACCATTCTTCTCCCGTGTATCTCCATACCTTGGCGGATAGATCAACCTTTCTTCTGGAGCTGCCCTCTGCCACTCCCAGAGAAAGTGCTTTTGCATCTGTGTTCCTGGCTAATCGGCCATCAACACGCTCATAGTTATCCGACACGACAACAGGCTTATGGTTCAAGTTCGTCGATATTTTCATTTTCTTTCCCTCTTTTCGTTGATTATTGTTCTTTCTTTTTTTCCTGGTGGTATCCGCGCTCTCCGTACGGCTGGAGCTGGTCGAGCCATTTTTGTTCCAATTTTTTCAGCGCATCTTTTTCATCAAAGAATCCGTCTTCCTTCTTTTTCAAAACCTCCAACACTTCAAAGACGAATGCCTCTTCTCCGTACTCATTCCATTCCCGTTGAAGCTGCTTGTTTATATGCGAACCCATTTTGAGAGTGAACAGCTTTCCGTTCATCGTCTTGAGGTTGCGGGTGCCACTGATCCAGATTTTTTGATTTTCGGTGTTTTTGATCTGATACACCCCTGCCTGCGTTTCCGATTCTTTATACAGTTGTTTCAGTTCTTCTCGATTCATCGTTTCTCCCCCACTTTTCAGCAACCGAATCAAATAGACAAAATAAGTTTTTGTTTATTATTTAATAAACATAATGATCTATCGTCTTTTATTTGTCAAGCACACAAAAAAACACCGGAACATGTCCGGTGCCTAATTTGGGTTGGGTTACAACGAGTACAAGGCCAATGAATCTCCAACAAACAATAGATAGAAATGTCTATACTTATGCTTGTTAGCGAATTCCCTTCTATAACGTTTTCACCATATAGTAGCGATCGTTTCCACTTCCATATTCCGCAATCCGTGTCTCGATAACCGCAAAGCCTGCTTTTTGATAAAGTCCGACTGCTCCAGTATTATCAGGGCTTACGGTTAGGCAAATCTGACGAAACCCATCCTCACGCAGTTGCTCCAGCAAATGGTTCAAGAAAGAGAACCCATACCCCATCCCTTTACGATCTGCTCGGATGTAATACCCATACATGTAGCACTTGTCCGGCTGACGGAAATCCCTCAAGAGCTGGCATACCCCGACAGGACACTCCTCCTCCGCTTCCATGAAAAGTGCAACGCAGCCATGTCTCGCGAGTGGCACGAGCACCCATTCATCAATCGCTCCATGTACGCCAAAAGCCTCCTGCTCCATAGCCTTGATCATCTGAAGCTGGCTTTCTGTCAATGCCTCGACGATTTCTACGCGCGTATTTTGCATTCCAGTCATCTCCCTATACGGGTTGCCGCCTCGCTCCGATGACTTGTTCTGACTTAACCGTTATGTCGGCAAGCACCGCTTCATCTAGCTCTACACCTAAGCCTGGCTGATCTGACACGACAATCTGACTTCCGTGAATCGCAAGCTGAGCCACATCCCGCGAAATGATCGTAGGTCCTGCCAGCTCGTTGGAAATGATGTTTTTCTTCGCCAGAGACAAATGTGCACCAGCTGCACTGCCAATCGAGGACTCCAGCATCGAACCGATCTGGCACTCCATCCCAGCCATTTCCGCCTGATTCACCAATTTGAGAGCAGGATAAATCCCTCCACTTTTCATCAGTTTGATGTTTACTTTATCTGCCGCTTTCTTCGCGATGACTTCCCGCATTTCCTTCGTGCCATGCAGTCCCTCGTCTACCATAATGGGAATCGTTGTTTGCCTGCGGATTTCCGCCAGCGCATCAAGATCATCTGCCAAGACAGGCTGCTCCATCCAATCAATGTGACAATCCTCGAGCTGTTTCAATACAAGCAAGGAGTTCGCACGGTTCTCCCACCCTTGGTTGGCGTCCACCCGTAGCCCTACGTTAGGGCCAACTGCCTCTCGAACTGCCCGGATTCGCTGGATATCTGTCTGAAGATCGGCTCCCACTTTTATTTTGATCGTGTCATACCCGGCTTCCACTGCTTGCCTAGCTTCAGCAGCCATGACCCCTGGCTCCAAAATGCTTAACACATAGGGGAAGGAAAGAGTCGTGTGATATTTTCCTCCCAAGAAATGATAAACAGGTTGACCAGCCGCCTTGCCCATCAGATCATAGCAGGCGATATCAATGGCGGCTTTTGCTGCTGGGGCTCCCCAAACAGCCTGGTTCATCTTCTCATGGATTCTCTCGATATCAAACGGATTCTCACCGATCATGACAGACGCCAGGTTATGAACGAGCATCGTATAGGTAGACTCCCACGTCTCTCCGGTCACATTTTGGTCCGGTACCGCTTCCCCTAGTCCAACCAAGCCATTGTCGGTCTCCACTTTTACAATAATGGACGGCATATCCTCATAAGAGGCGTACGCGATAATAAATGGGCGTTTTAGCGGCAACCTTATGGCATGAACCTTTACAGACGTTATTTTCATACTCGACTACCCTCCGTAGCTACTACTCGTGGAATGATTCGATAATAAAGGGACATGGCATTCACAGAGCCATCTTCGCCTTTTACAAAGCCAACTGTCAGCTCGCTTCCCTCTCTATCGGTGATAAATTGATGCTCCCCAATTGGTCGCAATAGATAGTTTAGTTGTTTTCCACCAAACGCATCCGACGTTTTATCTATCATCATCAGGACATCCTCTACCATATATACGATGATATCCACTCCTTCCCCACTAACGTATCGACCGACATACTCTTCTAATTGGCCAAGAGGGACACTGTATGTCTCGAATTGGTACTGTGGCGTATTCAATGGACGCCCTTCTACGGCATGAAGTGCTGTCAGAGTGGCTTTTTCGACGGGGCTTCCGATCAAATTGGCCAAGGCCATAGATGTAATACCCCGCTCGGGAACAATCGCTAAATGGGCAGCGACACCTTTGATCGCTCCACCGTGCTTGATCAAGGTACCCCCATAGTAGTCGGGTTGAATGGATAAGCCATATCCGTAGTACCTGCTGTAGCTGTTCTGGACATGCGGATAGATCATTTGTTTGACGCTCTCCTCGGATAAAATCCGTTCCTTGCCCACACATCCGCCCGTACGGAAAATTTCAGCGTAGTTCAACATGTCATTCACTGTTGAATTCAAATGCCCCGATGCCGCTACGAGTAACCCATCCTCCCAATTTGGATCAGGGTAAATCTCAGATACGCCATTGCTCTCTTTAAAATGATAGATGGTCGTTACATCCGGTAGGTGTGGCAGATCGCTCAGAAGGAAGGTGCTGCTCTTCATGTCTGCTGGTTCCAAAATATGCTCTTTGACATAAACGTCATACGATTTCCCACTCACTCTGGCAATGACCGCTCCCAGGAGAGAATAGCAATCATTCGAATAGCTGAACAATTGTCCTGGAGAGCCCACCAGCTCATATTCCGCCAGGGCAAGAGCTTCCATCAACTCTTCGAACGTGTAGATTGGTTTCTGGTACTCCTTTTTCAAGTAACGGTGTATCGGGTTATCCTCGTCAGCCATGTCTTCGAGCATGGAGTTGCGAATCGCCAAGTTATCAATGGGCAGCGGCGGTATGCCCGTCGTGTGCGTCATAAAATGATGAATCGTCATCTGCTCCGTCTTTTGACGATCCGGAGTACGAAACTCAGGGAGGTACTTGATCACCGGATCATGAACAGAGAGCTTTTTCGCTTCCTGTAGCTGCATGATCGCCATGCATGTAAAGGACTTCGTAACGGAGGCCAAACCCATCACGGTATCGGGAGTGATTTCGAGTTCCTTTTCCCGATCCCGGTAGCCAAAGCTTTTGCGAAACAGGCTCTGCCCATTCAGATTCACACCCATGACGAAGCCCGGAACTCTGCCTTCCTTCATTTCTCTTTCAACCAGTTGTTCCCACTCTACTGACCAGCCTTGCTGTCTCATTTCTTCCA is from Brevibacillus brevis and encodes:
- a CDS encoding MFS transporter, with the translated sequence MFSNVYVRTIVLSRVLLHLGIWTRNYAVLLFVSELTNNNSVYVSLISVAEFAPIFLFGLIGGTFADRWRPKRTMVWSDLLSALSVGAVLLALMNGGWIALLIGTFISASLSQFSQPSAMKLYKRHVPTELLQGAMAMSQTLVAVFTVLGPVIGTFIFIQFGITVSLILTAVLFLGSSLILATLPRDAEEPKSDDAGGFLMELKAGMRYIGSNHSLRTLCLTFSAVGLASGLTQPLQIFLVIENLGQDKQFLQWLVMANGAAMLAGGAIIIGIAKKVRPQMLLMIGLLVSAVCTMGIGASTMIWLTIALLVISGFFFPCIQSGIQTLLVRNTEGAFIGRVSGTIMPVFMGMMVIGMFISGYLKETFSLVAVYVVSGVLIIIGASLLLPLLVEKKSKDLSGPAL
- a CDS encoding DUF6530 family protein, whose amino-acid sequence is MKISTNLNHKPVVVSDNYERVDGRLARNTDAKALSLGVAEGSSRRKVDLSAKVWRYTGEEWSKQSEEMPLHRVLDMSILICRSLAHFRDAYRYEHYYDPQEPVIDRVALQGDAMNVAICTDNETLHEDIKLFSQALSYDDEMISERLRTLSKLLKDMGY
- a CDS encoding GIY-YIG nuclease family protein — translated: MNREELKQLYKESETQAGVYQIKNTENQKIWISGTRNLKTMNGKLFTLKMGSHINKQLQREWNEYGEEAFVFEVLEVLKKKEDGFFDEKDALKKLEQKWLDQLQPYGERGYHQEKKKEQ
- a CDS encoding GNAT family N-acetyltransferase, which encodes MQNTRVEIVEALTESQLQMIKAMEQEAFGVHGAIDEWVLVPLARHGCVALFMEAEEECPVGVCQLLRDFRQPDKCYMYGYYIRADRKGMGYGFSFLNHLLEQLREDGFRQICLTVSPDNTGAVGLYQKAGFAVIETRIAEYGSGNDRYYMVKTL
- a CDS encoding mandelate racemase/muconate lactonizing enzyme family protein, whose amino-acid sequence is MKITSVKVHAIRLPLKRPFIIAYASYEDMPSIIVKVETDNGLVGLGEAVPDQNVTGETWESTYTMLVHNLASVMIGENPFDIERIHEKMNQAVWGAPAAKAAIDIACYDLMGKAAGQPVYHFLGGKYHTTLSFPYVLSILEPGVMAAEARQAVEAGYDTIKIKVGADLQTDIQRIRAVREAVGPNVGLRVDANQGWENRANSLLVLKQLEDCHIDWMEQPVLADDLDALAEIRRQTTIPIMVDEGLHGTKEMREVIAKKAADKVNIKLMKSGGIYPALKLVNQAEMAGMECQIGSMLESSIGSAAGAHLSLAKKNIISNELAGPTIISRDVAQLAIHGSQIVVSDQPGLGVELDEAVLADITVKSEQVIGARRQPV
- a CDS encoding serine hydrolase domain-containing protein: MRQQGWSVEWEQLVEREMKEGRVPGFVMGVNLNGQSLFRKSFGYRDREKELEITPDTVMGLASVTKSFTCMAIMQLQEAKKLSVHDPVIKYLPEFRTPDRQKTEQMTIHHFMTHTTGIPPLPIDNLAIRNSMLEDMADEDNPIHRYLKKEYQKPIYTFEELMEALALAEYELVGSPGQLFSYSNDCYSLLGAVIARVSGKSYDVYVKEHILEPADMKSSTFLLSDLPHLPDVTTIYHFKESNGVSEIYPDPNWEDGLLVAASGHLNSTVNDMLNYAEIFRTGGCVGKERILSEESVKQMIYPHVQNSYSRYYGYGLSIQPDYYGGTLIKHGGAIKGVAAHLAIVPERGITSMALANLIGSPVEKATLTALHAVEGRPLNTPQYQFETYSVPLGQLEEYVGRYVSGEGVDIIVYMVEDVLMMIDKTSDAFGGKQLNYLLRPIGEHQFITDREGSELTVGFVKGEDGSVNAMSLYYRIIPRVVATEGSRV